One window of the Streptomyces sp. TS71-3 genome contains the following:
- a CDS encoding proline--tRNA ligase, whose product MAQVQRMSRLMIKTLRDDPADAETLNHKLLVRAGYVRRTSAGIWSWLPLGMTVLENISRIVREEMDAIGAQEVLLPALLPKEPYEATGRWEEYGDLLFRLKDRRGGDYLLGPTHEEIFTQIVKDQCTSYKDLPVMIYQVQTKYRDEARPRSGVLRGREFLMKDSYSFDTTDEGLAESYALHRAAYRKIFDRLGFDYRIVSAVSGAMGGSASEEFLAPAAAGEDTFVDCPSCDYAANTEAVTFKPAEPAADPAGHPAMEDLDTPDTPTIETLAAHLGVPASATLKNLLVKVDGEIVAVGVPGDREVDLGKLGEHLAPAVVDLVTAEDFEGRPDLVRGYVGPQGLDKVRYIADPRVARGTSWITGANKPDTHVRNVVCGRDFEVDDYLDVVVVEAGDPCPACGTGLKLDRAIEIGHVFQLGRKYADAFQLDVLGQNGKPVRVTMGSYGLGITRAVAALAEQTADEQGLCWPREVAPADVHVVAAGKALQTELALSLAEQLGEAGVRVLVDDRAGVSPGVKFTDAELIGVPTIVVAGRRAGEGVVEVKDRRTGEREELPVAEAISRLTAV is encoded by the coding sequence ATGGCCCAGGTCCAGCGCATGTCCCGGTTGATGATCAAGACACTGCGCGACGACCCGGCGGACGCCGAGACGCTCAACCACAAGCTGCTGGTCCGCGCCGGCTACGTCCGCCGCACCTCGGCGGGCATCTGGTCCTGGCTTCCGCTCGGCATGACGGTCCTGGAGAACATCTCGCGGATCGTCCGCGAGGAGATGGACGCGATCGGCGCCCAGGAGGTCCTGCTGCCGGCCCTGCTCCCCAAGGAGCCCTACGAGGCCACGGGCCGCTGGGAGGAGTACGGCGACCTGCTCTTCCGCCTCAAGGACCGCAGGGGCGGCGACTACCTCCTCGGGCCCACCCACGAGGAGATCTTCACCCAGATCGTCAAGGACCAGTGCACGTCCTACAAGGACCTGCCGGTGATGATCTACCAGGTGCAGACGAAGTACCGGGACGAGGCCCGGCCCCGCTCCGGCGTGCTGCGCGGCCGCGAGTTCCTGATGAAGGACTCCTACTCCTTCGACACCACCGACGAGGGCCTCGCCGAGTCGTACGCGCTGCACCGCGCCGCGTACCGCAAGATCTTCGACCGGCTCGGCTTCGACTACCGCATCGTCTCCGCGGTCTCCGGCGCGATGGGCGGCTCCGCGTCCGAGGAGTTCCTCGCCCCGGCCGCGGCCGGCGAGGACACCTTCGTGGACTGCCCGTCCTGCGACTACGCGGCGAACACCGAGGCCGTCACGTTCAAGCCGGCCGAGCCCGCCGCGGACCCCGCCGGCCACCCGGCCATGGAGGACCTGGACACCCCCGACACCCCCACCATCGAGACGCTGGCCGCGCACCTCGGCGTGCCGGCCTCGGCCACCCTGAAGAACCTGCTGGTCAAGGTGGACGGCGAGATCGTCGCCGTGGGCGTGCCCGGCGACCGCGAGGTCGACCTCGGCAAGCTCGGCGAGCACCTGGCGCCCGCCGTCGTCGACCTGGTCACCGCCGAGGACTTCGAGGGCCGGCCCGACCTGGTGCGCGGCTACGTCGGCCCGCAGGGCCTGGACAAGGTCCGCTACATCGCCGACCCGCGGGTCGCGCGCGGCACGTCCTGGATCACCGGTGCCAACAAGCCCGACACCCACGTCAGGAACGTCGTCTGCGGCCGTGACTTCGAGGTCGACGACTACCTGGACGTGGTCGTCGTCGAGGCCGGCGACCCCTGCCCGGCCTGCGGCACAGGGCTGAAGCTGGACCGCGCCATCGAGATCGGCCACGTCTTCCAGCTCGGCCGCAAGTACGCGGACGCCTTCCAGCTCGACGTGCTCGGGCAGAACGGCAAGCCCGTGCGGGTCACCATGGGCTCCTACGGCCTCGGGATCACCCGGGCGGTGGCGGCACTGGCCGAGCAGACGGCCGACGAGCAGGGCCTGTGCTGGCCCCGCGAGGTGGCGCCCGCCGACGTGCACGTCGTGGCCGCCGGCAAGGCCCTCCAGACGGAGCTGGCGCTCTCCCTCGCGGAGCAGCTCGGCGAGGCCGGGGTCCGCGTCCTGGTGGACGACCGCGCGGGCGTCTCACCCGGCGTGAAGTTCACCGACGCGGAGCTGATCGGCGTACCCACCATCGTGGTCGCCGGCCGGCGGGCCGGGGAGGGCGTGGTCGAGGTCAAGGACCGCAGGACGGGGGAGCGCGAGGAACTGCCGGTCGCCGAGGCGATCAGCCGGCTCACGGCGGTGTGA
- the nusA gene encoding transcription termination factor NusA, whose protein sequence is MDIDMSALRGLVREKEISFDLLVEAIESALLIAYHRTEGSHRRARVELDRNSGHVTVWAQETAEDIADLEDLAEGQEPREFDDTPSGFGRIAATTAKQVILQRLRDAEDDATLGEYAGREGDIVMGVVQQGRDPKNVLVDIGRLEAILPVQEQVPGETYPHGMRLRSYVVRVAKGVRGPSVTLSRTHPNLVKKLFSLEVPEIADGSVEIAAIAREAGHRTKIAVRSVRSGLNAKGACIGPMGGRVRNVMGELNGEKIDIVDWSEDPAEMVANALSPARVSKVEVVDLAARSARVTVPDYQLSLAIGKEGQNARLAARLTGWRIDIRPDTEQTGPAEQERSGPAGGPSRTA, encoded by the coding sequence GTGGACATCGACATGAGTGCCCTTCGGGGCTTGGTCAGGGAGAAGGAGATCTCCTTCGACCTGCTGGTCGAGGCGATCGAGTCGGCCCTCCTCATCGCCTACCACCGCACGGAGGGGAGCCACCGCCGCGCGCGCGTGGAACTCGACCGCAACAGCGGCCATGTGACGGTCTGGGCGCAGGAGACCGCAGAGGACATCGCGGACCTCGAGGACCTGGCGGAGGGCCAGGAGCCGCGCGAGTTCGACGACACCCCGAGCGGTTTCGGCCGGATCGCCGCGACCACCGCCAAGCAGGTCATCCTGCAACGCCTGCGGGACGCCGAGGACGACGCGACCCTCGGCGAGTACGCGGGCCGCGAGGGCGACATCGTGATGGGCGTGGTCCAGCAGGGCCGCGACCCGAAGAACGTCCTCGTGGACATCGGCAGGCTGGAGGCGATCCTGCCGGTCCAGGAGCAGGTGCCGGGCGAGACCTACCCGCACGGCATGCGGCTGCGCTCGTACGTGGTCCGGGTGGCCAAGGGCGTCAGGGGCCCCTCCGTGACGCTCTCGCGCACCCACCCCAACCTGGTGAAGAAGCTGTTCTCGCTGGAGGTCCCGGAGATCGCCGACGGTTCCGTCGAGATCGCCGCGATCGCCCGCGAGGCCGGCCACCGCACCAAGATCGCGGTGCGCTCGGTCCGCTCCGGGCTGAACGCCAAGGGCGCCTGCATCGGGCCCATGGGCGGCCGTGTCCGCAACGTGATGGGCGAGCTGAACGGCGAGAAGATCGACATCGTGGACTGGTCCGAGGACCCGGCGGAGATGGTCGCCAACGCCCTCTCGCCGGCCCGGGTCTCCAAGGTCGAGGTCGTCGACCTCGCGGCCCGCTCGGCCCGAGTCACCGTCCCCGACTACCAGTTGTCCCTGGCGATCGGCAAGGAGGGCCAGAACGCCCGCCTGGCCGCCCGCCTGACCGGCTGGCGGATCGACATCCGCCCGGACACCGAGCAGACGGGCCCGGCGGAGCAGGAACGGTCGGGCCCGGCCGGCGGACCCTCCCGCACGGCCTGA
- a CDS encoding ferritin-like domain-containing protein — protein MSQGLRDAVRNTGGGGAQARDEGAKDAEDPPARSGEVAAVQAALAAEHAAVYGYGVVGARIAADRKGDARAAFDAHRARRDDLARAVRDLGGTPHAAAAGYALPFQVTDAAAAVRLAAQLEDRVAGAYADLVRAGSGTRRRTAADALRDAAVRAARWRGSSVPFPGLAERAAEAGAPAAQGAPAARRP, from the coding sequence ATGAGCCAGGGACTGCGGGATGCCGTGCGGAACACGGGCGGCGGTGGCGCTCAGGCGCGGGACGAGGGGGCGAAGGACGCCGAGGACCCGCCGGCGCGCTCCGGCGAGGTGGCGGCGGTGCAGGCCGCGCTGGCCGCGGAGCACGCCGCCGTGTACGGCTACGGGGTGGTGGGCGCGCGGATCGCCGCGGACCGCAAGGGCGACGCGCGCGCCGCGTTCGACGCCCACCGGGCGCGCCGTGACGACCTGGCACGGGCGGTGCGCGACCTGGGCGGCACGCCGCACGCCGCGGCGGCCGGGTACGCGCTGCCGTTCCAGGTGACCGACGCGGCGGCCGCCGTCCGGCTCGCCGCCCAGCTGGAGGACCGGGTCGCCGGGGCCTACGCCGACCTGGTGCGCGCCGGCAGCGGGACCCGCCGGCGCACGGCGGCGGACGCGCTCCGGGACGCCGCGGTGCGCGCGGCCAGGTGGCGTGGCTCCAGCGTGCCCTTCCCCGGGCTCGCCGAGCGTGCCGCGGAGGCCGGAGCACCGGCGGCGCAGGGCGCGCCGGCCGCTCGGCGCCCCTAG
- the rbfA gene encoding 30S ribosome-binding factor RbfA, protein MADNARAKRLADLIREVVAQKLQRGIKDPRLGSHVTITDTRVTGDLREATVFYTVYGDDEDRAAAAAGLESAKGVLRSEVGKAAGVKFTPTLAFVADALPDNARTIEDLLDKARAADARVREVSAGARYAGESDPYRKPSDDEEEGGAEAAGDGTAASHARPRGDAPE, encoded by the coding sequence GTGGCCGACAACGCGCGAGCGAAAAGGCTGGCGGACCTCATCCGGGAGGTGGTGGCCCAGAAGCTGCAGCGCGGGATCAAGGACCCGCGGCTCGGTTCGCACGTCACCATCACGGACACCCGGGTCACCGGCGACCTCAGGGAGGCGACCGTCTTCTACACCGTCTACGGCGACGACGAGGACCGCGCGGCCGCCGCGGCGGGCCTGGAGAGCGCCAAGGGCGTGCTGCGCTCCGAGGTCGGCAAGGCCGCGGGCGTGAAGTTCACCCCCACCCTGGCCTTCGTCGCCGACGCGCTCCCGGACAACGCCCGCACCATCGAGGACCTCCTCGACAAGGCGCGTGCGGCCGACGCCCGGGTGCGCGAGGTCTCCGCGGGTGCCAGGTACGCGGGCGAGTCCGACCCGTACCGCAAGCCCTCCGACGACGAGGAAGAAGGCGGCGCGGAGGCCGCGGGCGACGGCACCGCCGCGTCCCACGCCAGGCCGAGGGGCGACGCCCCGGAATGA
- a CDS encoding aminoglycoside phosphotransferase family protein, whose product MAFEPPQRLVRALDEARRDGTEPGAGAPAADWLAVLPDLVASAVARWALAVERVHAPGGGSSLVLLVLRADGGPAVLKLAPPHARPDRERAALAHWAGRGAVRLLDGLEDDGALLLERLRPDVPVRSLPEARSMLEAAGTLRRLWVEPPGEGAFETVGARTRRQAEAVREGAEASGDPEVTALAEAALRARDELLAAPPEARLLHGAFRQSKVLAGERMPWLAVGPDPVVGECAFDVARLVRDRVEDVIASPSGPAITRRRVKRLAESLEVERERLGAWTLFRTVESAVRALRVGRVQDAELLFEFATWL is encoded by the coding sequence ATGGCCTTCGAACCGCCGCAGCGACTGGTGCGCGCGCTCGACGAGGCGCGGCGGGACGGGACCGAGCCGGGCGCGGGCGCCCCGGCTGCCGACTGGCTCGCCGTGCTGCCGGACCTCGTCGCGTCCGCGGTGGCCCGGTGGGCACTGGCCGTGGAACGGGTGCACGCCCCCGGAGGCGGCAGCAGCCTGGTCCTCCTGGTGCTCCGCGCGGACGGTGGCCCCGCGGTGCTGAAGCTGGCACCGCCGCATGCGCGCCCGGACCGGGAGCGTGCTGCGCTGGCGCACTGGGCGGGGCGCGGCGCGGTCCGGTTGCTCGACGGCCTGGAAGACGACGGTGCGCTGCTGCTGGAACGGCTGCGGCCGGATGTCCCCGTGCGGTCGCTGCCGGAGGCCAGGTCGATGCTGGAGGCCGCGGGGACGCTGCGGCGGCTCTGGGTCGAGCCGCCCGGCGAGGGCGCGTTCGAGACGGTCGGCGCGCGGACGCGGCGGCAGGCGGAGGCGGTGCGGGAGGGCGCCGAGGCGTCCGGCGATCCCGAGGTGACCGCCCTCGCGGAGGCGGCGCTCAGGGCCCGGGACGAGTTGCTGGCGGCGCCGCCCGAGGCACGGCTGCTGCACGGCGCGTTCCGGCAGAGCAAGGTGCTCGCGGGCGAGCGGATGCCGTGGCTCGCCGTCGGACCCGATCCGGTGGTCGGCGAGTGCGCCTTCGATGTGGCGCGGCTGGTGCGGGACCGGGTGGAGGACGTGATCGCCTCGCCGTCCGGCCCCGCGATCACCCGGCGCCGGGTGAAGCGGCTCGCGGAGTCCCTGGAGGTGGAACGGGAGCGGTTGGGCGCGTGGACGCTCTTTCGCACCGTGGAGTCGGCGGTGCGGGCACTGCGCGTGGGGCGTGTCCAGGACGCGGAGCTGCTCTTCGAGTTCGCGACGTGGTTGTAG
- a CDS encoding YlxR family protein, which produces MSGRTHVRVCPERTCVGCRERAAKHDLLRIVRVEDACVPDLRGTLPGRGAYVHPVLVCLNLAERRRAFTRAFRARGQLDTGALRRAVDDSP; this is translated from the coding sequence GTGTCTGGCCGGACGCATGTCCGTGTATGCCCTGAGCGCACCTGTGTGGGCTGCCGGGAGCGGGCGGCCAAGCATGATCTGTTGCGGATCGTGAGGGTGGAGGACGCGTGCGTCCCCGATCTTCGCGGTACGCTGCCCGGCCGGGGTGCATATGTGCACCCCGTCCTGGTCTGTCTGAACCTGGCAGAGCGCCGTCGGGCGTTCACCCGGGCATTCCGTGCCCGGGGGCAGCTCGACACCGGTGCGCTGCGCCGGGCCGTCGACGACAGCCCCTGA
- the infB gene encoding translation initiation factor IF-2 — protein sequence MAKVRVYELAKEFGVESKVVMAKLQELGEFVRSASSTIEAPVVRKLTDAFQQGGGNGNGSGRSSAKPGAPRKAAPKPGAPAPARPQAARPAAPKPAPRPAAEQPPAAPERPAAAPAPGPRPTPGPRPAPKPAPAAPAAPEFTAPPAAASGPAPAAPSGPRSGGAARPGAPKPGGGRPAAPGQGRGGQARPGAPSPRPGGRGSGPRPGNNPFTSGGSTGMARPQAPRPGGAPRPGGAGAPGGPRPQGAGQGGARPGPGGPRPTPGGMPRPQAPRPGGGPGGNRPNPGMMPQRPAAGQRPGGGGPGGRGPGGGGGGRPGGGGGGRPGGGGFAGRPGGGGGGGRPGTGFAGRPGGGGGGGGFGGGGGGRPGFGGRPGGPGGRGGTQGAFGRPGGPARRGRKSKRQRRQEYEAMQAPSVGGVMLPRGGGETIRLSRGASLTDFAEKINANPASLVAVMMNLGEMVTATQSVTDETLHLLADEMNYTVQIVSPEEEDRELLESFDLEFGEDEGGEENLVARPPVVTVMGHVDHGKTRLLDAIRKTNVIAGEAGGITQHIGAYQVATEVNGDDRRITFIDTPGHEAFTAMRARGAKSTDIAILVVAANDGVMPQTIEALNHAKAADVPIVVAVNKIDVEGADPTKVRGQLTEYGLVAEEYGGDTMFVDISAKQGLNIDSLLEAVVLTADAALDLRANPEQDAQGIAIEAHLDKGRGATATVLVQRGTLRVGETMVVGDAYGRVRAMLDDLGNNVEVAGPSMPVQVLGLTNVPGAGDNFIVVDEDRTARQIAEKRAARERNAAFAKRTRRVSLEDLDKVLKAGEVQQLNLIIKGDASGSVEALESSLVQLDVGEEVDIRVLHRGVGAVTESDIDLAMGSDAIVIGFNVRAAGRATQMAEREGVDVRYYSVIYQAIEEIEAALKGMLKPEYEEAELGTAEIREIFRSSKLGNIAGVLIRSGEVRRNTKARVLRDGKVVAENLNIEGLRRFKDDVTEIREGFEGGINLGNFNDIKIDDVIATYEMREKPRV from the coding sequence GTGGCTAAGGTCCGGGTATACGAACTCGCCAAGGAGTTCGGTGTAGAGAGCAAGGTCGTCATGGCCAAGCTCCAGGAACTCGGTGAATTCGTCCGTTCGGCGTCCTCGACGATCGAGGCGCCCGTAGTACGCAAGCTGACAGACGCCTTCCAGCAGGGCGGCGGCAACGGAAACGGCTCCGGTCGTTCCTCCGCCAAGCCCGGAGCACCCAGGAAGGCGGCCCCCAAGCCCGGAGCGCCCGCACCGGCCCGGCCGCAGGCGGCCCGTCCGGCCGCCCCGAAGCCCGCGCCGCGTCCCGCGGCGGAGCAGCCCCCCGCGGCACCGGAGCGTCCCGCGGCGGCCCCCGCACCGGGTCCCAGGCCCACGCCGGGTCCCCGGCCGGCCCCGAAGCCGGCGCCCGCGGCCCCCGCGGCACCGGAGTTCACCGCCCCGCCGGCAGCCGCGTCCGGGCCCGCCCCGGCCGCGCCCAGCGGTCCGCGGTCCGGCGGCGCGGCGCGCCCCGGCGCCCCGAAGCCCGGTGGCGGCCGGCCGGCCGCACCCGGCCAGGGCCGCGGCGGCCAGGCCCGTCCCGGCGCCCCCTCCCCGCGTCCCGGTGGCCGCGGATCCGGCCCGCGCCCGGGCAACAACCCCTTCACCTCCGGTGGTTCCACCGGCATGGCGCGCCCGCAGGCGCCCCGGCCCGGTGGCGCGCCGCGTCCCGGCGGAGCCGGTGCGCCCGGCGGCCCGCGCCCGCAGGGTGCCGGCCAGGGCGGTGCCCGTCCCGGTCCCGGCGGCCCCCGGCCGACCCCGGGCGGCATGCCCCGCCCGCAGGCCCCGCGTCCCGGTGGCGGCCCCGGTGGCAACCGCCCGAACCCGGGCATGATGCCGCAGCGCCCGGCCGCGGGTCAGCGTCCCGGTGGCGGCGGCCCCGGCGGCCGCGGTCCCGGCGGTGGCGGCGGCGGTCGTCCCGGCGGTGGCGGCGGTGGCCGTCCCGGTGGCGGCGGCTTCGCAGGCCGTCCCGGTGGCGGTGGCGGCGGCGGTCGTCCCGGTACCGGCTTCGCAGGTCGCCCCGGTGGCGGCGGCGGTGGCGGCGGTTTCGGCGGTGGCGGCGGTGGCCGTCCCGGCTTCGGCGGCCGTCCCGGCGGTCCCGGTGGCCGTGGTGGCACGCAGGGCGCCTTCGGCCGTCCCGGCGGTCCCGCGCGTCGCGGCCGCAAGTCGAAGCGGCAGAGGCGCCAGGAGTACGAGGCCATGCAGGCCCCGTCCGTCGGCGGTGTGATGCTGCCCCGCGGCGGCGGCGAGACCATTCGCCTGTCGCGCGGTGCGTCGCTCACCGACTTCGCGGAGAAGATCAACGCCAACCCGGCGTCGCTCGTCGCGGTCATGATGAACCTCGGCGAGATGGTCACCGCGACCCAGTCGGTCACCGACGAGACGCTCCACCTGCTCGCCGACGAGATGAACTACACCGTCCAGATCGTCAGCCCCGAGGAGGAGGACCGCGAGCTGCTCGAGTCCTTCGACCTGGAGTTCGGCGAGGACGAGGGCGGCGAGGAGAACCTGGTCGCACGCCCGCCGGTGGTCACCGTCATGGGTCACGTCGACCACGGCAAGACCCGCCTCCTCGACGCCATCCGCAAGACGAACGTCATCGCGGGCGAGGCGGGCGGCATCACCCAGCACATCGGTGCCTACCAGGTCGCCACCGAGGTCAACGGCGACGACCGGCGGATCACGTTCATCGACACCCCGGGTCACGAGGCGTTCACCGCCATGCGTGCCCGCGGTGCCAAGTCGACCGACATCGCCATCCTGGTGGTCGCGGCCAACGACGGCGTGATGCCCCAGACGATCGAGGCGCTGAACCACGCCAAGGCGGCCGACGTGCCGATCGTGGTCGCGGTCAACAAGATCGACGTCGAGGGCGCCGACCCCACCAAGGTCCGCGGTCAGCTGACCGAGTACGGCCTGGTGGCCGAGGAGTACGGCGGCGACACCATGTTCGTCGACATCTCCGCCAAGCAGGGCCTGAACATCGACAGCCTCCTGGAGGCCGTCGTCCTCACCGCCGATGCCGCGCTCGACCTGCGCGCCAACCCCGAGCAGGACGCCCAGGGCATCGCGATCGAGGCGCACCTGGACAAGGGCCGCGGCGCCACCGCGACCGTCCTCGTGCAGCGCGGCACCCTGCGGGTCGGCGAGACCATGGTCGTGGGCGACGCCTACGGCCGGGTCCGCGCCATGCTCGACGACCTCGGCAACAACGTCGAGGTGGCGGGTCCGTCCATGCCGGTCCAGGTCCTCGGCCTGACCAACGTCCCCGGCGCCGGCGACAACTTCATCGTCGTCGACGAGGACCGCACGGCCCGTCAGATCGCCGAGAAGCGCGCCGCCCGCGAGCGGAACGCCGCGTTCGCCAAGCGCACCCGCAGGGTCTCCCTGGAGGACCTGGACAAGGTGCTCAAGGCAGGCGAGGTGCAGCAGCTCAACCTCATCATCAAGGGCGACGCCTCCGGTTCCGTCGAGGCCCTGGAGTCCTCGCTGGTCCAGCTCGACGTCGGCGAGGAGGTCGACATCCGCGTCCTGCACCGCGGTGTGGGTGCGGTCACCGAGTCGGACATCGACCTGGCCATGGGCTCCGACGCCATCGTCATCGGCTTCAACGTCCGCGCCGCCGGGCGCGCGACGCAGATGGCCGAGCGCGAAGGCGTGGACGTCCGGTACTACTCGGTCATCTACCAGGCGATCGAGGAGATCGAGGCGGCCCTGAAGGGCATGCTCAAGCCCGAGTACGAAGAGGCGGAGCTGGGCACCGCGGAGATCCGCGAGATCTTCCGCTCGTCCAAGCTGGGCAACATCGCCGGTGTGCTCATCCGCTCGGGCGAGGTGCGGCGGAACACCAAGGCCCGGGTGCTGCGGGACGGCAAGGTCGTCGCGGAGAACCTCAACATCGAGGGTCTGCGCCGCTTCAAGGACGACGTCACCGAGATCCGCGAAGGCTTCGAGGGCGGTATCAACCTCGGAAACTTCAACGACATCAAGATCGACGACGTCATCGCCACCTACGAGATGCGCGAGAAGCCGCGCGTCTGA
- a CDS encoding DUF503 domain-containing protein, whose translation MFVGTLSFDLLLGDVRSLKEKRSVVRPIIAELQRKYAVSVAEVDHMDLHRRAVIGLAVVSGDAGHITDVLDRCERLVAARPEVELLSTRRRFHGDED comes from the coding sequence ATGTTTGTGGGGACTCTCTCCTTCGACCTGCTCCTGGGCGACGTGCGGTCGCTGAAGGAGAAGCGCTCCGTCGTCCGCCCGATCATCGCCGAACTGCAGCGCAAGTACGCGGTGAGCGTGGCCGAGGTCGACCACATGGACCTGCACCGCAGAGCGGTGATCGGCCTTGCGGTCGTCTCGGGGGACGCCGGACACATCACGGACGTACTGGACCGCTGCGAGCGACTGGTCGCCGCCCGGCCCGAGGTGGAGCTGCTCTCCACCAGACGGCGCTTCCACGGCGACGAGGACTGA
- the rimP gene encoding ribosome maturation factor RimP has protein sequence MSTTQSERLRELLEPLIGSRDLDLEEITVTPAGRRRVLRVVVDSDSGVELDTCAELSREISGKLDATDAMGESEYVLEVTSPGTDRPLTEHRHYVRALDRLVRFHLTPEAASGAGTGELTARITKVDDEGVDVEVPGVKGRKPTARRLSFGDIAKARVEIEFNRRSGGSPSGPGGTGDTDADDTKNAEEA, from the coding sequence ATGAGCACCACCCAGAGCGAGAGGCTGCGGGAACTGCTGGAGCCGCTGATCGGCTCCAGGGACCTGGACCTCGAAGAGATCACCGTGACCCCGGCCGGCAGGCGGCGTGTGCTCCGTGTCGTGGTGGACTCCGACTCCGGCGTGGAGCTCGACACCTGCGCCGAGCTGAGCAGGGAGATCTCCGGGAAGCTCGACGCCACCGACGCCATGGGCGAGAGCGAGTACGTCCTTGAGGTGACGTCCCCGGGCACCGACCGGCCCCTCACCGAGCACCGCCACTACGTGCGCGCGCTGGACCGGCTGGTCAGGTTCCATCTGACGCCCGAGGCGGCGTCCGGCGCCGGCACGGGGGAGCTGACCGCGAGGATCACCAAGGTCGACGACGAGGGCGTCGACGTAGAGGTGCCCGGCGTGAAGGGCCGCAAGCCCACCGCCCGCAGGCTCTCCTTCGGGGACATCGCCAAGGCGCGCGTGGAGATCGAGTTCAACCGCCGGAGCGGGGGCTCCCCGAGCGGCCCGGGCGGCACCGGCGACACGGACGCCGACGACACGAAGAACGCAGAGGAGGCGTAG
- a CDS encoding GNAT family N-acetyltransferase, giving the protein MLRIPGRSPHAPDDDVVIAPLDLAAHVDDALAVQAHAFGLSDDEISVRRQIVLRHITYPGARSLGATRTDGRLVGFVYGMPNDRAHWWSTVVAPYLRSEGQDGWLDNSFVITELHVLPAYQNRGIGRALITTLTDSAEQPRSILSAIDTESPARGLYRSLGYVDLARRVHFPSAPRPYAVMGAPLPLCR; this is encoded by the coding sequence ATGCTGCGCATCCCCGGCCGCTCCCCCCACGCTCCCGACGACGATGTGGTGATCGCGCCGCTGGACCTGGCCGCACACGTCGACGACGCGCTCGCCGTGCAGGCCCACGCCTTCGGGCTCAGCGACGACGAGATCAGCGTCCGCCGGCAGATCGTGCTCCGGCACATCACCTACCCCGGCGCCCGCTCCCTCGGCGCCACCCGCACCGACGGCCGCCTGGTGGGCTTCGTCTACGGCATGCCGAACGACCGCGCGCACTGGTGGTCCACCGTCGTCGCCCCCTACCTGCGCAGCGAGGGCCAGGACGGCTGGCTCGACAACTCCTTCGTCATCACCGAGCTGCACGTGCTGCCCGCCTACCAGAACCGCGGCATCGGCCGCGCCCTGATCACCACCCTCACGGACAGCGCCGAGCAGCCACGCTCGATCCTCTCCGCCATCGACACCGAGAGCCCGGCCCGCGGGCTGTACCGCTCGCTCGGCTACGTCGACCTGGCCCGGCGGGTGCACTTCCCCAGTGCCCCGAGGCCGTACGCGGTGATGGGCGCGCCCCTGCCGCTGTGCCGGTAA